In the genome of Limnobaculum zhutongyuii, one region contains:
- the fumC gene encoding class II fumarate hydratase yields the protein MVAMRTEKDSMGPIEVPENSLWGAQTQRSLEHFRISQEKMPKALIHALAQVKRAAATVNMQLGLLDEKKGQAIISAADEVLADKHSNEFPLSIWQTGSGTQTNMNINEVLANRASEILGGKRGNDRLVHPNDDVNKSQSSNDVFPTGMHVAAVIAVRNHLLPELKALHKVLADKSDAFHDIVKIGRTHLQDATPLTLGQEISGWAAMLSYNIKHIENSVPYLSELALGGTAVGTGLNTHPEYAVRVAKELASLTGQPFVTSPNKFEALATCDALVHSHGALKGLAASLMKIANDVRWLASGPRCGIGEIAIPENEPGSSIMPGKVNPTQCEALTMLCAQVMGNDVAINIGGASGNFELNVYRPMIIDNFLQSVRLLADGMNSFNKHCAIGIEPNRKRISQLLNESLMLVTALNTHIGYDKAAEIAKKAHKEDLTLKASALKLGYLTEAQFDEWVKPEDMVGSMKK from the coding sequence ATGGTTGCAATGCGTACAGAAAAAGATTCAATGGGCCCGATTGAAGTCCCTGAAAACAGCCTGTGGGGCGCACAAACTCAGCGTTCACTGGAGCATTTCCGTATTTCTCAGGAGAAAATGCCCAAGGCGTTAATTCATGCTTTAGCCCAGGTGAAGCGCGCGGCCGCTACGGTGAATATGCAATTAGGGCTACTGGATGAGAAAAAGGGCCAGGCCATTATCAGTGCTGCCGATGAAGTGCTGGCTGATAAACATAGCAATGAGTTTCCTCTTTCTATCTGGCAAACCGGTTCCGGTACGCAAACCAATATGAACATTAACGAAGTCCTTGCCAATCGCGCCAGTGAAATATTAGGTGGCAAGCGGGGCAACGATCGTTTAGTTCATCCTAATGATGATGTGAATAAGAGCCAGAGCTCTAATGATGTATTTCCTACCGGTATGCACGTTGCGGCCGTGATTGCGGTGCGTAACCATTTATTACCAGAACTGAAAGCGTTACATAAAGTGTTGGCCGATAAATCTGACGCATTTCATGATATTGTCAAAATCGGCCGGACTCATTTGCAGGATGCCACGCCGTTAACGCTGGGGCAGGAAATTTCAGGTTGGGCAGCCATGCTGTCATATAACATCAAGCATATTGAGAACTCGGTACCCTATCTCAGCGAACTGGCTTTAGGCGGAACGGCTGTGGGTACCGGGCTGAATACCCATCCGGAATATGCCGTGCGGGTGGCAAAAGAGCTGGCTTCGCTAACCGGACAACCATTTGTGACTTCACCAAATAAATTTGAAGCACTGGCAACCTGTGATGCTTTAGTTCATTCCCATGGTGCATTAAAAGGGCTGGCGGCATCGCTTATGAAAATTGCGAATGATGTACGCTGGCTGGCTTCTGGCCCTCGTTGTGGTATTGGTGAAATCGCTATTCCGGAAAATGAACCGGGTAGTTCGATTATGCCGGGCAAAGTTAACCCAACCCAGTGTGAAGCGCTTACCATGCTGTGTGCTCAGGTGATGGGCAATGATGTAGCGATTAATATTGGTGGGGCATCCGGTAATTTTGAGCTAAACGTTTATCGTCCAATGATTATTGATAACTTCCTGCAGTCGGTTCGACTGCTGGCCGATGGCATGAACAGTTTCAATAAGCATTGTGCGATTGGTATTGAACCAAACAGAAAGCGAATCTCCCAATTGCTGAATGAATCGCTGATGCTGGTAACGGCGCTTAATACTCATATTGGTTATGACAAAGCCGCTGAAATTGCGAAAAAGGCCCATAAAGAAGATCTCACCTTGAAAGCATCTGCGCTGAAGTTAGGTTATCTGACAGAAGCACAGTTTGATGAGTGGGTTAAACCAGAAGATATGGTTGGTAGCATGAAGAAATAG
- a CDS encoding YdgA family protein, with product MKKSIVAVGVLVVLGGAWVGGAWYTGKMIQDQVNKSIVDAQTYIDKNAPEYQAKLSVADYQRGIFSSTINYQFEMVDQTSEQGPQKDSVTIHQEVSHGPFPLAKFSLIPKLAYLKTELVKQDSLNELFDMAGGKSPLTVDILTSYSGSSDLKLVLEPLTGKDANAFKFSGLVVDGVAKVLNGEEAVTLTSSPFELNDEGRIVSYDAAKIDVTQNKAQEYQATASVGKFTIAETDADQLVMSGLTIKSNGKISKFDLGVGVSDIELKNVTYTVKQQPKLVIDNLLISSNAQETDKFINQVVDTTIGQMSIEGKNIGSGSLKLKLDQFDGKALQYLNQNSNQLTYLFLGIPAEESAEQAGNMMMNNLMAFLDANPVISIAPFVWKNDKGESQVNMSLTMMKPDPQNMAMEDMSQLLISSIKSFSSNSKLSIPMLNEQVKISHEISDGMTAEEAQAQATESVQQMVSLGLAQKMISKVDDNTITSSFNYADGVIDLNGQKMPAEQFINLFMMPGME from the coding sequence ATGAAAAAATCGATAGTTGCAGTTGGTGTATTAGTCGTACTGGGCGGCGCCTGGGTTGGTGGTGCATGGTATACCGGGAAAATGATCCAGGATCAGGTCAATAAATCCATTGTTGATGCCCAGACCTACATTGATAAAAATGCGCCTGAATATCAGGCAAAGCTTTCTGTCGCTGATTATCAACGTGGTATTTTTTCTTCCACTATTAATTATCAGTTTGAAATGGTAGATCAAACCAGTGAACAAGGCCCACAGAAAGATAGCGTAACTATCCATCAGGAAGTCAGCCACGGTCCTTTTCCACTGGCAAAATTCAGCCTGATTCCTAAACTGGCTTATTTAAAAACCGAACTGGTTAAACAAGACTCATTGAATGAGCTATTTGACATGGCGGGTGGCAAGTCCCCTCTCACCGTTGATATTTTAACCTCCTATAGTGGCAGCTCTGACCTGAAGTTGGTGTTAGAACCGTTAACAGGAAAAGATGCTAACGCATTTAAATTTAGCGGATTAGTCGTTGATGGTGTCGCAAAAGTACTGAACGGCGAAGAAGCCGTTACCCTGACCAGTTCACCATTTGAACTAAACGACGAAGGTCGTATCGTGTCATATGATGCGGCCAAGATTGATGTTACTCAAAATAAAGCTCAGGAATATCAGGCAACTGCCAGCGTTGGCAAATTCACCATTGCAGAGACCGACGCGGATCAGCTGGTTATGAGTGGTCTGACAATTAAGAGCAACGGCAAAATCAGTAAGTTCGATCTTGGCGTAGGTGTCAGTGATATTGAACTGAAAAATGTTACCTATACCGTTAAACAGCAGCCAAAGCTGGTTATCGATAATCTTTTAATTTCCAGCAATGCGCAGGAAACGGATAAATTTATTAACCAGGTCGTTGATACCACCATTGGCCAAATGAGCATTGAAGGTAAAAACATTGGCTCTGGTAGCCTGAAACTCAAACTGGATCAGTTTGATGGTAAAGCACTGCAATACCTGAATCAAAACTCCAACCAGCTGACCTATCTGTTCCTTGGTATCCCTGCTGAAGAGTCAGCCGAACAGGCTGGTAATATGATGATGAATAACCTGATGGCTTTTCTGGATGCTAATCCGGTAATCAGCATCGCGCCTTTTGTCTGGAAAAATGATAAAGGGGAAAGTCAGGTTAATATGTCTCTGACCATGATGAAGCCCGATCCGCAAAATATGGCAATGGAAGATATGTCTCAGTTGCTGATAAGCTCAATTAAGTCATTCAGTAGCAACAGTAAACTCTCTATCCCTATGCTGAATGAGCAAGTCAAAATCAGTCATGAAATATCTGATGGTATGACAGCGGAAGAAGCACAGGCTCAGGCAACAGAATCTGTTCAGCAGATGGTCAGCCTTGGATTAGCGCAAAAGATGATCAGCAAAGTGGATGACAACACCATTACCAGCAGCTTTAACTATGCTGATGGTGTGATTGATCTGAATGGACAAAAAATGCCGGCAGAACAGTTCATCAATTTATTCATGATGCCTGGCATGGAATAG
- the aegA gene encoding formate-dependent uric acid utilization protein AegA: protein MNRFVIADAKACIGCRVCEVACVMTHNQGKHPEVPELYFPRINVIKTASIKTAVTCRHCEDAPCVQVCPSAALTHGDNCIQLDKAKCIGCKTCVLACPFGAIGMVEESVTFADGGPNRITAHKCDLCADDAESPACVANCPTKALKVFSQEYLLEQQQQKLRHAALREDPMGATRSVQPVENDTVNKLAGKVIIPRGDAIKVDLPLRKTEFVEIYKRFTPEQVENQGDRCITCGDHAFCEWTCPLHNRIPHWISLAKQGRIIEAAELSHQTSSLPEICGRVCPQDRLCEGSCTLHSLGGVTVGNIERYITDTAFEMGWKPDLSQVKPLGKRVAIVGAGPAGLACADILARNGVDAVVFDRHPEIGGMLTFGIPSFKLDKDVMVHRREIFTGMGIEFHLNTEIGKDVAFDSLLNDYDAVFVGVGTYQSMRAGLDNEDAPGVYDALPFLIANTKKVMHLPELKEEPYINLSGKRVVVLGGGDTAMDCLRTSIRQGATEVTCAYRRDEANMPGSKKEVKNAREEGVEFMFNVQPVSLELDEDGHVSGVKLVRTEMGEPDAEGRRRPKVIQGSEFIQPADAVIKAFGFRPHAMPWLAEMGVELDSYGVIVAPHLNHFACQTSNPKVFAGGDVVRGADLVVTAIADGRKAAKSIVSFLTEGDQPEQRLNKAS from the coding sequence ATGAACCGCTTTGTCATAGCCGATGCAAAAGCCTGTATCGGATGTCGTGTCTGTGAAGTTGCCTGTGTCATGACTCATAATCAGGGCAAACACCCTGAGGTTCCTGAGCTTTATTTCCCTCGCATTAACGTTATCAAAACCGCCAGCATTAAAACCGCTGTCACCTGTCGACACTGTGAAGATGCCCCCTGCGTTCAGGTTTGTCCGAGTGCGGCTCTCACCCATGGCGATAACTGTATTCAATTGGATAAAGCAAAATGCATTGGCTGCAAAACCTGCGTTTTAGCTTGCCCGTTTGGTGCAATTGGTATGGTTGAAGAGAGTGTAACCTTCGCTGATGGCGGCCCAAACCGTATTACTGCCCATAAGTGTGATCTGTGTGCCGATGATGCAGAAAGTCCTGCTTGTGTCGCCAATTGCCCGACTAAAGCATTAAAGGTATTCAGCCAGGAATACTTACTTGAACAACAACAGCAAAAGCTCCGACATGCAGCGCTGCGTGAAGATCCGATGGGCGCAACGCGAAGTGTTCAACCGGTGGAGAATGACACGGTAAATAAACTGGCTGGAAAAGTTATTATCCCGCGTGGTGATGCCATTAAAGTCGATTTGCCATTGCGAAAAACCGAGTTTGTTGAGATCTACAAACGCTTCACCCCTGAGCAGGTTGAAAATCAGGGCGATCGCTGTATTACCTGTGGCGATCACGCTTTTTGTGAGTGGACCTGTCCACTACATAACCGTATACCTCACTGGATCTCTCTGGCAAAGCAAGGTCGTATCATTGAAGCCGCGGAGCTTTCACATCAAACCAGTAGCTTACCGGAAATTTGCGGTCGCGTTTGTCCACAAGATCGCCTGTGCGAAGGCAGCTGTACTCTGCATAGTTTAGGTGGTGTCACCGTAGGCAATATTGAACGTTATATTACGGATACCGCCTTTGAGATGGGCTGGAAACCTGATCTGTCTCAGGTGAAACCATTAGGTAAGAGAGTCGCTATCGTTGGTGCTGGTCCTGCGGGTCTGGCTTGTGCTGACATTCTGGCGCGCAATGGTGTTGATGCTGTGGTATTCGATCGTCATCCGGAAATTGGCGGTATGCTGACCTTTGGTATCCCCTCATTTAAGCTGGATAAAGATGTAATGGTTCATCGTCGTGAAATCTTTACCGGTATGGGCATTGAGTTCCATTTAAATACCGAAATTGGTAAAGATGTCGCCTTTGATTCTCTGCTTAATGACTATGATGCGGTGTTTGTTGGCGTGGGTACTTATCAATCCATGCGTGCAGGATTAGACAATGAAGATGCGCCTGGGGTTTATGATGCCCTGCCGTTCCTGATTGCCAACACCAAAAAAGTGATGCACCTGCCAGAGCTAAAAGAAGAACCTTATATCAATCTGTCCGGAAAGCGTGTTGTGGTGCTGGGTGGTGGTGATACCGCAATGGACTGCTTGCGTACCTCGATTCGTCAGGGCGCGACGGAAGTGACCTGTGCTTATCGTCGTGATGAAGCCAATATGCCAGGTTCCAAGAAAGAAGTGAAAAATGCCCGGGAAGAAGGCGTCGAGTTTATGTTCAACGTACAGCCAGTATCACTTGAACTGGATGAAGATGGTCACGTGAGCGGTGTAAAACTGGTCAGAACAGAAATGGGCGAACCGGATGCCGAAGGTCGCCGCCGTCCGAAGGTGATTCAGGGTTCTGAGTTTATACAACCGGCTGATGCGGTGATCAAAGCCTTTGGCTTCCGCCCTCACGCTATGCCATGGCTGGCTGAAATGGGAGTAGAACTCGATAGCTATGGTGTTATTGTGGCACCACATTTAAATCACTTTGCCTGCCAAACCAGCAACCCGAAAGTGTTTGCCGGTGGTGATGTCGTCAGAGGGGCTGATTTAGTGGTAACCGCCATTGCTGATGGACGAAAAGCAGCAAAAAGTATTGTTAGCTTCTTAACTGAAGGTGACCAGCCTGAACAGCGATTGAATAAAGCATCCTGA
- a CDS encoding riboflavin synthase subunit alpha — translation MFTGIVQGTAPVVEIEEKANFRVHKMKFPAELLPGLETGASVSHNGCCLTVTEVNGDIVSFDLMKETLRITNLGALSVGSNVNLERAAKFGDEIGGHLMSGHVMCQAEIMKILISENNRQIWFKMPEDLMKYVLNKGFIGIDGISLTIGEVVKSRFCVYLIPETLERTTLGKKRLGDTVNIEIDPQTQAVVDTVERVLASKN, via the coding sequence ATGTTTACCGGAATTGTCCAGGGTACTGCTCCTGTTGTTGAAATCGAAGAAAAAGCTAATTTCCGCGTCCATAAAATGAAGTTTCCTGCCGAGCTGTTGCCTGGCCTGGAGACGGGAGCGTCCGTTTCACATAATGGCTGTTGTTTAACGGTAACGGAAGTGAATGGCGATATCGTCAGTTTTGACTTAATGAAAGAGACGTTACGAATAACCAATCTGGGGGCGCTCTCTGTCGGTTCGAATGTCAACCTGGAACGGGCGGCTAAGTTCGGTGATGAAATCGGTGGGCACTTGATGTCTGGTCATGTGATGTGTCAGGCAGAGATCATGAAAATTCTGATTTCAGAGAATAATCGTCAAATCTGGTTCAAAATGCCGGAAGACCTAATGAAGTATGTATTGAATAAAGGATTCATTGGAATTGATGGCATCAGCCTGACTATTGGTGAAGTGGTGAAGAGTCGCTTCTGTGTGTATCTGATACCGGAAACGCTGGAGCGTACCACCTTGGGTAAGAAACGTTTAGGTGACACAGTCAATATTGAGATTGACCCACAAACTCAGGCGGTTGTTGATACCGTTGAACGGGTTCTGGCCAGTAAAAATTAA